From Candidatus Amoebophilus asiaticus 5a2, the proteins below share one genomic window:
- a CDS encoding sodium-dependent bicarbonate transport family permease has product MAFSISNIFSVPILIFLLGIFASYIHSDLEVPRPISKFITLYLLFCIGFSGGVELAHSIWHAETFITIGIALFMSIVTPIYVFLIARRKFELPTAGAIAASYGSVSVVNFITASTYLADCHISYGGHMVALMALMECPAIIIGMLLIRNYNQPNDSYPYNHTLKEVFKSGSIIILLGSLLIGFFSSPAEIKALSPFITGIQKGMLVFFLLDMGLLVGKNISKLKKVGKLMFIVGIFIPLINATIGVLLTYWFHINLGDSFLLIVLLASASYIAVPAAFRIAVPEADASIYLTTPLAITFPFNVLIGIPLYYYILNYIASL; this is encoded by the coding sequence ATGGCTTTTTCAATCAGCAACATATTTAGCGTACCCATTCTGATTTTCCTTTTAGGAATTTTTGCTTCTTATATCCATTCTGATCTCGAAGTACCTCGACCCATAAGTAAATTCATTACCTTATATCTACTATTTTGTATTGGCTTTAGTGGCGGTGTAGAATTAGCACATAGTATATGGCATGCAGAAACATTCATAACAATAGGCATAGCACTTTTTATGTCCATTGTAACACCTATTTATGTATTTCTAATCGCCAGAAGAAAATTTGAGCTACCTACAGCAGGAGCTATAGCTGCTAGCTATGGGTCTGTTAGTGTAGTAAATTTTATTACAGCTAGCACTTACCTAGCTGACTGCCATATAAGTTATGGAGGGCATATGGTAGCTCTTATGGCATTAATGGAATGCCCAGCTATTATCATAGGCATGTTACTTATACGAAATTATAATCAACCTAATGATAGCTATCCATATAACCACACATTAAAAGAAGTATTTAAAAGTGGGTCTATTATTATTCTCCTAGGTAGTTTACTGATAGGCTTTTTTAGTAGCCCTGCAGAAATTAAAGCTTTATCCCCCTTTATAACAGGCATACAAAAAGGAATGCTTGTTTTCTTTTTATTAGATATGGGGTTATTAGTGGGGAAGAATATAAGTAAATTAAAGAAAGTTGGCAAATTAATGTTTATAGTGGGTATATTTATACCACTTATTAATGCAACCATAGGTGTCTTATTAACCTATTGGTTTCATATTAACTTGGGAGATAGTTTTCTGTTAATTGTTCTATTAGCGAGCGCCTCTTATATAGCTGTACCAGCAGCCTTTAGGATTGCTGTTCCTGAAGCAGACGCCAGCATATATTTGACTACCCCACTGGCTATTACTTTCCCTTTCAATGTACTTATTGGTATTCCTCTTTATTATTATATATTAAACTACATAGCTTCACTGTAA